DNA from Vulpes vulpes isolate BD-2025 chromosome 9, VulVul3, whole genome shotgun sequence:
ATGCAATCAGCAGATACTCCTGAGCTCTCCCCCCACTAGCGGGCCCTGTGCCACCTGCTCACCTGACGCGACGGAGCCCCGAGACTTCCCTGTAACGAGGGCTCTGTTATTACCCCACTTTTTAGAGACAAGAACAAAGGTCCAGGGACGTTAGATTactgccccaaatcacacagccagTTGGGACGGAGCTGGGGCGCAGATCCTGGCCCGCTGGCGCCCCCACTGCCGCGCCCCCTCCAGAACCTCCTTCTGCTCTGGACTCTCCTGAACTGCGGTCTAGGGGGCAGTGCTCAGGTAAGGGGGACCTGGGCCCAGGGAGCGCGCGGACTTAGGGATCCGGCCCGCAGTCTGGGGGCCACCAGGCTCCTCGCCAGGCTGCTGGTGCCTCTGTCTCCCCAAGTAGGGTCCCGGTGAGTGGACCCCCTGGGGTTCCTGGAGTCGCTGTTCCAGCTCTTGTGGGCGGGGCCTCTCTGTGCGCAGCCGGCACTGCATCTGGTGAGCAGAAAGCCAGGGTttggctggggggctgggggtgtctgcccctcctctcctgcctgcccGCCCCACTCCTAGCCGCACCCTCAGCCTGCCCACACATGCTTCGCCTTTTAATCCCACTGATCCAAATGGAATGTGGGTGGGGTTGACCAGCCCAAAGTGGGGGGCGGAGGGCAGGCCAGCTCTGGGGAGAGGGTTACTGGGGGTCCTGACCACACTTGGGCCTCCGTGCTCCCTGTAGGTTTCCTGGGGAGGAGTCCTGCTGGGGAGACACCCACGAGTACCGCCTCTGCCGTCTCCCGGTAAGTTCTGTCCACCTACCGGCCCCTTGGCTGTGCCTGGAAGACCTTCTGTTTCCCTGCTCGTGCCCCCAGATACACTTGTGCCACCCCACCAGGTTCTCTGGGCTCCCCTGGGGCTCTTCCAGCCTCAGACCTACCTACCTTTGTCCTCAGGACTGTCCCCTAGGGGCCATTCCCTTCCGAGACCTCCAATGTGCCCTCTACAATGGCCACCCTGTCCTGGGCACCCAGAAGACTTACCAGTGGGTGCCCTTCTACGGTGGTGAGTGGCCTTCCCAAGTCTTCCTGTTGGTCCAGAAGAGGCAGGGAGAGCTGGCAGGGAGAAGGGCCTGTTAAGAAAGCGGGAGGATGGCAGGActgcaaggaagagagaatattagCGCTGGGGCTTTGAAGGATCTATAGGAGCTGGGGTGAAAGGGGAAAGCACAGGGTTGAACACCAGGCTGAGGATTTAGGGGGAGCTGTATCCAGAGGCCAATAGTTCTCAAACTTATCCCAGTAGCAGGAAGTGTTGCCACATTTAGCTGAAAACAGCAAGTTACATAACTGTGTGCCCGGGGCAGCACGCCTCCAGAACTAACGGAAGCAGAAAGCTTTGGACACCATAGTGGAAGCAGATACAGGGATGGAGAACGTTCCATCTGTCGACCTCATTGGGGGGTTATTTTTCggttgtggtttttttcccctaagaattAGAGGGAAGTTGTGGTGATCCCACCCCCGCAGAGGCCTGCCAAGGCGGGTTTGGGCTCTGCTCCAGGCAGGGTCTGCTGgccaggctggggggcggggggagcccggaggagcagggggcagggctcTGTGGCCCCCGTGTGAGATCGGAGGGCTCATGGTGGTGCCCCACtgccaggcagagggggaaactgagtcctgCGGAGGGCCAGTGACACACCCAGGCTTTTTACTGGGCACGTGCTGGGTGCAGGGCCCATGTGCTGAGTGACTTGTGCCCACTGCTGGCCCCCAGGCCTGGAACAGTGTTGGGGAAGCAGCAGGTGCTCTGTGAGCGACTGCGGAACTAAAGAAGGAATGACGAATGGGCAAGGGTGTTAGCCCTAGGTGGGGTGTACGGAGTCCTTACCTGAGTGAGTGCCTGCGAGCACGCCCAGGAGCCTCGCCTGGGACAGTCCCCGCGCCGGAGGCAGGACGCCTAGGTGCCAGACCTGGCTGGGCCTCAGCCTCGGCGTGCGGCTTTGGCTGCATCTCACCTGTCTGAGGGAGAGGAGGCGGGACTCGAACACAGGGCCCCGGCGGCCTCCGCGGGCCACGCTTCCTCCCGCAGCGCCCAACCAGTGCGACCTCAACTGCCTGGCCGAGGGGCACGCCTTCTACCACAGCTTCGGCCGCGTCCTGGACGGCACCCCCTGCAGCCCGGGCGCCCAGGGGCTCTGCGTGGCCGGCCGCTGCCTCGTAaggcctccccggggcccccgccgcgccccccaaCACCCAGGCCCCGACCGCGCATCGCGACCTCAGACCCCAGCCCTCGCggcgccaggccccgccccttccgcGAGCCCCGCCCCTAAcaaggccccgcccctccagcccaggccccgcccaccacgCGCTCCCCCGCGGCCTCCTCCCCCAGAGCCCGCCCCTTTCCTCGtgggccccgcccccagcgccgCCCCGGGCAGGGGGGCCGTCGGGGACGCCGCGCTCGCCCTCCTCGCCCCTGCAGAGCGCCGGCTGTGACGGTTTGCTGGGCTCGGACGCCCACGAAGACCACTGCGGCCGCTGCGGCGGCGCCAACGAGTCCTGTCTGTTGGTGCAGCGCGTGTTCCGAGACTCGGGTgagcgccccccgcgccctccccgcgagCGGGCGCGGGCCCTTTAACGAGCTTCGGGCCCGGAAGCGAGGTGCCGAGCGATTGGCCAGCCTGTGGCCCAGCCCCCTCCGCCCTGCACTCTGATTGGCTGCTGCCCGATGGTCCCGCCCTCCCCGGAGCGGAGGGGTTCTCACTCCCCGCTGCGCTCAGCGCGAAGAACCCAACTCCCGAAGCTGAGCGACCGTGCGGGGCCCCAGACCCTGGCTAAGCTCCTTACCCGCAGCGTCTCATTTCACCCTCAAGCCCCTCAAATACCCTCCCGCCTGCGCCCCAACGCCCCGCTTTCCTCCCGGCCAGGTGCCTTCGCTGGGTACTGGAACGTGACCCTGATCCCCGAGGGCGCCAGACACATCCGCGTCACCCACCGGAGCCGCAACCACCTGGGTATCGCGGGGTCCGAGGGGGGCACCCTGCTGGCCgcctgggggcccctgggagcCGGGGTCGGGAGgcgggccgcccccccccccccccccggagccccgggagcccgcgCTGACCTGTCCCCTGCAGCGCTGCTAGGGGGCGACGGGCGCTACCTGCTCAACGGGAACTGGGCTGTCAGCCCGCCCGGGACCTACGAGGCGGCGGGCACCCGTGTGGTCTACACCCGCGCTGCAGGGCCAGAGGAGAAGCTGCAGGCGGCTGGGCCCACCTCCGAAGACCTGCTCCTGCAGGTGCGGGCCCACCTCTGAGGGCGCCGGGGTGGGAGGTGTAGGGGATGGCTGGGGTTCAGGAAGGGGCGGAGGCTGGGGCCAGAGGACGCTGGGCCGTCTGTCCGTGCGGCTCCCTAGGTGTGACATCCCTCCAGGTCCTCCTGCAGGAGCCCAACCCCGGCATCGAGTTCGAGTTCTGGCTCCCTCGGGAGCGCTACGGCCCCTtccaggcgcaggcgcaggcgcaggcccTGGGCTGGTCCCTGCGGCAGCAGCAGCCGCGGCAGGTGGAAGCGCAGCCCCCTGAACTGCCCGCAGCCCCAGCGACCACTGTCCCACGGATCCCGACCCCCACCCCAGGTGAGGCGGGcccggcagggggtggggagcaagcaGGCAGGGGCGGCCCTTGCCCCTTACCATTCGGCCCCCACAGACGCCTGCGAACCCTGCCCGGACACTCGAGGTCGTGCGCACCGGCTGCTCCATTATTGTGGCAGTGACTTTGGTGAGAGACTCCTTACCTGGCTCCGACCTCTGAACGTGACCCCTGTCCTGCTGACCCCTGACCACGATCTGACTTTACCTTTAACTCCTTGACCTGACTCCAACTGGACCCCTCCTGACCCTAATTGGACTCCCTGATCTGACCCTTTGCCCTAACCTCACCTTTGACCCCCTCATTGGTCCCTGACCTCACCTGACCCCagtcctccccactcccacccccccagTTCCCAGGGACCTCCAGGGCCCCATCTGACCCCGCTCCTTTCTCTGGTAATGGGGTGTGTGGGGACGGGTGCCCAGGGTGGAGCGTCCAGCCAGCCTCCCCACGGCCCTGCCCACAGTGTTCAGAGCCCGAGTGCTGAGCCGCCTCCACCAGGCCCAGGAGACGCGCTATGAGGTTCGGGTGCAGCTCATCTATAAGAACCGCTCGCCACTGCGGGCCCTCGAGTACGTGTGGGCCCCGGGTCGCTGCCCCTGCCCACGGCTGGACCTCCGCCGCGAGTACCTGCTGGCCGCCCAGCGCCTCATCAGCCCTGACGGCACTCAGGACCGGCTACTGCTGCCCCACGCTGGCTATGCCCGGATCTGGAGCCCTGCCGAGGACAGCCGTGTGCGCCTGGCCTCCCGGCGCTGCCCTGTCTGAGCCCTGGGACCAGGGCCTGCCGTGTGCAGCGAGAAAGACAGGCCCGACCAGGCTCAGACTCAGCGTATCTCCCCTCCTGGCCCGGTTAGAAACCTCTCCCACCCACAGCTCTGTGACACCCGTCACACGTGCACAGACGTCCCTGCACGTGGTGAGATCTACTGCCGGGAGTAGGAGGCTCTGGTGAGGACAACTAGACTCTTATTTCCTCTCTCACTCTGGCTGCTGGGAAACTCAGAGATATTTTACACTTGGAAactttgtgtctgcttttattcCCTTTGCCTCCCACTGGCCTTTTTACAGACACTGTCACAAACAGGCAGGGCCCGGAAGCGACCCTAACAAGACATCTTGTAAGGTGTCTGTTTCCCCTCTTGCCCTGGCTACCAGAGATGATCTTGAGAGCATCAGCAATGCAGGCTAGgcctccttcctttttatttcttttctttttttccctctcctctctgcttttaatttctaagtaatatctacacccagcgtggggtcCGACCCCActacccggagatcaagagtggctcattccactgactgaggcagccGTGCGCCCCTGGCTGGGTTTCTTTCAGGCCAGCACTGCTATCCATCCCTTCTTTATTCCTACTTAatatttacagtatttttaaaaaaggttttatttatttattcatgagagacacagagagagggaggtagagacgcaggcagcgggagaagcaggctccctgcagggagcccaacgtgggactggatcctgggtctccaggattacgccctgggctgaaggtggcactaaaccactgagcccccggggtTGCCCTttacagcactttttaaaaacaagggcACCCCGGGGGAGCATCCATGGCAGCAGGGCTCTCGGGGGGAGCTGGCAGGCAGCCCCACACTCATGCGGTCACTGTGTGCACATGCGCTCACATGCACCCCAGCCATCCTCCTCCTGGCCCAGTgcgccctccccagccccctggggCCACACTTCCACATCAGGCCATccagcaccccctgccccagcagaGGAGACAGCTCAGAGCGCTCAGCCTGTCCCCTGTGCGCATGCGTTCTCCCGGACATGGTCTACTCTGTTCTCCCGGAGCAGGAGGGCAGACCTGGGCCATGTATGAATTGGGGGCCCCTGGAGGCTGTCATTCAGCAAACCTTCCCCTGGGGCCACCCTGGAAGGGCCACCCTtttgcctccccaccccatgcgATGGTGTATGAGGTCATTTGCGACAGTCTGAACTTCTTTACCATCCGTGGTTGTGGTTTTGTCTCGGACAAGGGATGCTcaactgggggcggggggtggtctCAGGTTCAGCCCCTGACCTTGCAGGTGACTGGCAGCCAGACCCTGCCCCTCTGTGGGCCTCAATTTTGCCATCTGTGGGTACCCTTTCAGCCCATCTTAGCTCTGAGGAGGGGAACCGCACTCTTTGGATTCCTTCTCTGGTCTCCCgtcctccccagccctgggcctggccctgaCTTCCCCGTCCCTGTCACcgtcctcccagcccctggtctCCTATCCTCCCTGGCCCGGGCCTCCCAACCTCCCTGTCCCCAtcctccctgtccctgtccccgtCCTCCCGGCCCTGTCCCGGCCCTGTCCTCCGCAGCAAGTGCTGAAGCTGGGCAATCCCTCTTCTCCCTCCGCGGAGAGTGGGACGCGGTTCTGGAGGCGTGGGCCCTGGGCGCCCCCTGGTggcaggagggaaaggaggggattcAAGGCACCTGCTGGGGCCTTGAGCCGGAGCCCCCCCTGCCCGCCGCCCCCTAGGGCGCCCCCTTCTCTCCTGGGCGCCGGCCTTCCCCCGAGGCCCGTTCCCACCCAGCAGCCTCCTTCCGCAGCGCGCACCCAGGCCCCGGTGCCGCTCAGCCCTGCCAGCGCTGCCCCCCCCAGCCCGGGGTTACCCCTCTGCCTCACTGCCGTGGTGTGGGGTGTGGTGGGGCGCGGGGGTCCGCGGGGCAGCCCTGCCACAGCCCCAGGCCGGCTGGCCCAGCCGGAGGAGAGGCTCGCGTGGGGTGCGCTCCGGCAGACGACGTGGCCCCGCGAGCAGGACTCCCAtctctctgctgccccctccccggcccggtGGCGACATCGTTTCCAGGGACGATGGCGGGACAGTCACAGAGGACAACATGCCCTGGATTTCCTGGTCCAGTCTTCAGCTTTAGCACAATTAGAAGCCAGAAGAGGACGCTGCCATCCTGAAGCCGTTCGCCCGGCACACGGGTCGGCGGCGCGGGCCGGCCTTCCGCTCTCCAGCACGGGCTCTGGTGTTTACTGGTGACCGTGTCCCCGCGGGCGCAAGGCCCACGCCCGTGTGCGCTGGAGACTGGACCGTCGCTCGAAGGGGCCGTAGGGAGGCCGGTCAGGACCGCGCCCGCGGCCAGCTGCCTGGGCCGTCGCCCGGGAGCCCCGCTGGAGCGGCCGTCAGTCGGGGGTAACCGCAACAGGTGTTCACTGAGCCCTGAGACGCTCTCCCCACGACGCCGCAGGATGCTGGCTCCGGGTTCCAATgcttttcttgctattttttttcttaaaagattttatttatttgagagacagagagagagagcactagctggagggaggggcagagggagcgcgagcagcaggctccccacggagctgGGAACTCgccgtggggctcgatcccaggaccccgagttcgtgacctgagccgaaggcagatgcttcaccggctgagccacccgggcgccccttttcttactatttttagcTCTCTGCAGCCAGCAACCCCCTACTGCCTGCCCGGGGCCCGCCCTCCCCTCTCTCTGACCCTGAACCGGGTTGACCCACGGAGGACCTGGCCCAACAGCTGCCGAGAGCCCTCGGCTGTCCCACAGCCCCCAGGGTCACGTGCAGCTCGGCCGGTACCGGCGTGGCCCCCGCGGGGTGCAGTGTGCGGTGTCCGCTCCAGATGAAGGGTCCTCACCGCGGCAGGCCGAACCCGAGTCCAAGTCCCAACCTCCAGGACCTGGATGGGACCTGATTTGGaaaaaaggtctttgcagatgcagTTAAGAGtctcaagatgagatcatcccggattatccaggtgggctctAAACCCAGGGACAAGAGTCCTCGTAAGACAGGACAGAGGAGACAGCCACGTGGCCAGGGAGGCGACACTGGGGGATGCGGCCACAAACCCAAGGATGCCTGGAGCCGGAGCAGGCGGGAAGGACCGTCCCCTGGAGCCCGCGCAGGTCGCTTGGTCCCGCCACACTCTGACCTccggcttctggcctccagaatgtGGGAGAATGAATCTCTGTAGCTCTCCGCCTCCCCAGGACCTCCGATGCTCACCCTGCCATCCCTGACCGGTGCACGCCCCAGGAAACATGAGCTCTGCTCACCAGAGGCCGGTTCTAGAAGGTTCCTAGCAGTTTTAGTCACTATATGCCCAAACGGGAAACGACTCCGTCCAACAGAGGAACAGTGCGCGACCACGCGGCCTGCAGCGCGGCCAGCCTGACGGGGGCTCGGGGCCACGCAGGGCAGGGCGGATCCCACGGCCGAGCGCTGCGCTTGCGGCCCCGTTGGCGGTGGCAAGTGACTGGGACGGGCTGGCCGTGAGGCGTCACTGGCTCTGAGTTGCTGCTTACACTTTTctgcatgttatttatttttattttcttttaatttttttaaagatttatttattcatgagagaaacagaggcagagagccaggcagagggagaagcaggctgcctgcggggagcccgatgcgggactcgatcccgagaccccggggtcccaccctgacccgaaggcactcaacctctgagccaccccggtgtccccacttttctgtatgtttaagtTACAAacaaaacaggggcgcctgggaggctcggtgggtgagcgtctgccttcggctcagggcgtgaccccagggtcctgggatcaagccttcgggctccctgctccctggggcgCCTCTtgtcccctctctgcccctccccctgctcctgctcactctctcgctctgctctttctcccaaataaataaaatcttaaacaaacaaacaaacaggtctGAGGGGCTAAAGGTCACTGTTTCCACCTGGTAAGGCGCGTGTGTGTCCTCCCACCCGTGCCCCCCGGTCAGCCGATCCCTGGCGGGCAGGGACGGTATTTGGAGGGACACATCCCCTTTTGCTGCCCCCTTGGGCGGCGAGGGTGGACGCCAGCTGCAGGGGAGCCTGGTACCGCCTTCCCCCCTGGACGGTGGCCACGCCGCATTCCTCAAACAGCTGCACCAGCgataagcagactcccaggtCCCTGTCCCCAAGGCCCAGGCGACTCCTCGGCAGGGCGGGGTGGTGCTGCTTTAATGATTAGGTTCCGgtcctccctcacccccagcaaAGCCTGCGTCCCCAAGCAAAAGCCAAAGTCCTCAGCACCGACACCTGTGAGGTCAGCCTCGCCCCGCTCAGCTCCTCTCCCCGCTCCCTCTTTCAGCTCCAGCCACGGCCAGCCCGCCCTTCCTCCCCGGCGCAGCCCTGCCCCGGGCCCTTTGCGTGTGCTCTCCTCTCTGCCCAGGCCACTTTTGCCCTGGCTGTCACAAGACCCATGCCCTCTGACCTGACTGTCCCGTCTGCACGTCTCTGCTCACTGTCACCTCTGGAGAGAGGGCTTTCTCCGGCTCTTCCTGACCCCtgctccaccccccccaccaTTCCCTTCCTTCTGACCTATGTGTTTATCATGCTGCCGTCACCTCCCCAAGTCCTCAGGAGCCAGTATTGTTATCTCTCTGGGCCACTACCGCATCCTTGACTGTGGCAGCAGGGCCTGGCATACGGCGGGCGCTCAGGACTTGCTGAACGAGCAAACGAATGAGTCGGACCCGTCGCTCAGCTCCTTCCCCGGCGTTCTCAAGGATGAGGACACAGGCTGCAGGGTAGGAGGCTGCACAGGGCCGCCTCCGTTGGGGCACAGTGTGTGGGGCGAGAGGGGCCACCAGCAGCTGCAGACAAGCTGGGCCTGCGAATGGGGGGGCTGGGCTGACGTGCCACTGGCCTGTGGGAAGTGACAGGCACCAGAAGTGTCTCCAAACACCGTCCAATGTCCCTGGGGCACCATTACCCCGAGCTGGGAACCCCTGAGTTATGGCCTTGGAGCACCCTACTGATGCTCCCCTTGTGTTTCCACCAGAAATTgtgacctgggggtgggggtggggcgagtgggggctcagtcagttgagtgtcccgcttctgattttggcttaagtcacGATCACAGGGtcgcgctcagtggggagcctgcttgacagtctctctccctctgccccaccccctgctcacacaatttctcttaaataaatttttaaagtcttttttaaattttttaaaaagattaaaaaaaattacttatttatgatagtcacacagagagagagagagagagaaagagagagagagacagagacacaggcagagggagaagcaggctccatgcaccgggagcccgatgtgggatttgatcccgggtctccaggatcgcgccctgggccaaaggcaggcgccaaactgctgcaccacccagggatcccaaagtcttttttttaaagattttatttacttattcctgagagacacagagagcagtagagacacaggcagggggagaagaaggctccctgcggggagcccgatgcaggactcgatcccaggaccccggggtcacggcctgagcccaaggcagacgctcaactgcagagctacccaggcatccccaattttttttttttaaatcttaaaaaaaaacaaaacacaagccATGACCAACCAGAATCTGGGAGAGCAGGCCCTGGCACGGCGGGGCAGTGGGGGGcgcacacgggggtggggggcgagggcAGGTCCTTCTGAGCTGTGGCTGCAGGCACAGGCTTGTCTTCAGGCGATGGGAGGTGCAGTGGGGTTGCCGCCCTCTTCGCGGTGGGCTGAGACACTCGGGACCCCCAGGTGCTGTCCCCCAGCTGACACCACCTCCGTGCTCAGTCCCCGACACGCACACCCCTGCCAGCTTCCCACTCAGGCTCTGCCTCCAGGGACCTGCCCGCCCACGGGGGGTGTTCTCTTGTGTCACTGCACCGTTGGACTGAGTTTGCTCTGTTTGCTCGAGTGTTCGGCAGCTATATCCACGCGACAGGCTTGTCACCCCTCTCGCTGGGGTCTCTGCCTGGTTCTACGATCAGGGCTGGGCTGGTGTCTAGAGGAGACCGACTGCAGGCTGTCACTCCAGCCTTCGCCCTCACCCCCTCGCCCAGGAATGCCACCCTGATGCCAACTGCCAGCATCCCCACCTTGGGCCAGGGCttcctccgcccctgccccccacaccgTGTGCAGGGGTGGCCACTGCTCCCCCAGGAGCCAGCAGGGGCGGTGGGCAGGAGTGGTCTCGGCTACGCAGGCGACCCAGGCTTCCAGAGCTCACCCCCCCACCCGGGAGGGAGCTCCGGGTGCCCACAGCGGTTGGGGCTCGGCAACACCCAAGCTTAGCCTCCGTCCTCTCCCcatctgcccccccacccctgctggcgATGCCGGGGATCCCTCCCAAATAAAGGCCTTGTACTCTAATTCTCGCTCCAATTCTCCTCCGGGAAAAGCCTTCCCAGCCACATGGCAGGAGCGCGGGCAGGCACCTgtggctctctgggcctcagtttcttcaagcCTCTGCTCTTGGTCGGATGCGACAGTGCCCGCGAAGCCCCCGGCCCCGGGCTCCCCCCGAGGACACACGGCCAGACGGAGCTCGTCCAGATGAGCTTTATTGAGTGGCCCCTAGCAGGCCAGGTGTTTCAGCTGCCAGCAGTGCTGCAGACAGCGCAGCctgtgcctggggtggggccagCGGCAGGTGACCTCGGTGGTGGACTCGGAGGTGTACTCCAGGGACGACTCGGACGGGCCGGAGCCAGGCAGCTCGGGCACCGAGGAGCTGCCGCTGGGCTGCGTCAAGGACTCCTTCCCATTCTGTCTGCCGGACTTGGAGGCCTTGGGGGCCGGGTCCCCGGGCCCATCTGAGGTCTTGTTGGGGGACTGCGCGGGGACGGCGGTGCCGCTGGGGGACTGCGAGCCCTGGCTGGAGGAGGTGTTGGGGCGCTGCGCGGAGCCTGAGGGCTCTTGGGCTGGCTGGGGTTGGCCCGAGGCGGTGGCGGATGACTGGGGACGCGGCTGGCGGGCGGTCTCGGAGGACTGTCTGGAGGCGGCTCGCGGCCGAAGCTGCACTCTGGACTTGCTGGGCACCCGGGAGGTGCCGGCCGGGGGGCGCACCTGGGGCTGGGCCGAGATGATCTGCGAGGAGCTGGCGGGGACTGGCTTGCTCGGGGACGAGGGGCTCGTGGAGGTCTCTGCCGGTAAGTCGGTGGGGGAATCCCGGGGGGACTTGGGCCGTGATGTGCCCCCTGGGTCGCCAGCGGGCGGCGGCTCCTTGTGGAGGCTGGGCGAGGCTTTCACTTGTCCTTCTGGAGCTGAGCCACACTTGCTTTGGCTGCAAAGACACGGCCAAGGGGGTGAGGCGGGGCAGGGCGGCGGCCAGGGGCACGGGCCGACGAGGCCGTTCTCCCGTCGTCCGCGGGGACCGCTGTTCACGCAGACCTGCACCCGCACAGGCCGACCTCCCGGGGTTGGGGACTACGTACGCTCAGCTCCAAGGGCGGCTGCGGGCGTGACGAGAGCCCGGCCGCGGGCCAGGGTCTGCAGGACTGGTTCCCGAGAGCGTAGGAGAGAGAGGCTGACAGTGAGGGGGCCGCCGAGGGGGGCGACCCGGGGGGCGGCCAGGacggagggggcaggagagggctgagcaggggctggggggctgggaccCAGGCACACGGAGGCAGGGACACGGCGACACCCCCGCGCCCCGCGAGCACACACCGTCCCGAGTGATTCCGGCCGCCACGTCCAGGGCTCGCCCGCTGAAGTCCCTCACGACGCTGTCCACGGCCTCGTGGTGCTTTAGAAAGAGTGGACGAATGGCGCGATGATACAGCATGTGAGCCCCGTTCCACGGCCCGGGAATCATGCAGAACAACAGGAAGGCGCACTGTGGGGACACGGCAGGTGTGAGGCTCGCTGGCCCTGGGGCACGGGGCTGGGCCACCCCGTCGGACAGCCTGGGGACGGGGCAGCAGGGTGCGGTTCCCGCCAGCCCCGGGTCCTGGTCGCCGGCCCGCCCCGGGGGGCCCCAGGCCCGCGTGTGACCTGGCGGCACGCACCTTGCCCGCGTAGTAGAAAGGGAACCAGGACAGGAGTAGATCGCTGAAGAACTCTGCCAGCCCGAACAGGCCGTACACCACCCAGTAGGTGAGCCACACAGTGTCGTCGTCTTTGCTTGGGCTCTCGATAGCCTTGAttctgggggcggggcggagagtcaggggctgcccagggcccccagacgcccccgcccccggggcagCCAGCAGGCACTCACGATGCATAGGCGGGGTACACAAAGCCGATTACATTGCACAGTAGAGACGCCCCGAAGCCGAACAGAAGATACAGGCTTAGCAGAGTGGCA
Protein-coding regions in this window:
- the ADAMTSL5 gene encoding ADAMTS-like protein 5 isoform X1 codes for the protein MRKLRPGDKNKGPGTLDYCPKSHSQLGRSWGADPGPLAPPLPRPLQNLLLLWTLLNCGLGGSAQGPGEWTPWGSWSRCSSSCGRGLSVRSRHCIWFPGEESCWGDTHEYRLCRLPDCPLGAIPFRDLQCALYNGHPVLGTQKTYQWVPFYGAPNQCDLNCLAEGHAFYHSFGRVLDGTPCSPGAQGLCVAGRCLSAGCDGLLGSDAHEDHCGRCGGANESCLLVQRVFRDSGAFAGYWNVTLIPEGARHIRVTHRSRNHLALLGGDGRYLLNGNWAVSPPGTYEAAGTRVVYTRAAGPEEKLQAAGPTSEDLLLQVLLQEPNPGIEFEFWLPRERYGPFQAQAQAQALGWSLRQQQPRQVEAQPPELPAAPATTVPRIPTPTPDACEPCPDTRGRAHRLLHYCGSDFVFRARVLSRLHQAQETRYEVRVQLIYKNRSPLRALEYVWAPGRCPCPRLDLRREYLLAAQRLISPDGTQDRLLLPHAGYARIWSPAEDSRVRLASRRCPV
- the ADAMTSL5 gene encoding ADAMTS-like protein 5 isoform X2, with the translated sequence MRKLRPGDKNKGPGTLDYCPKSHSQLGRSWGADPGPLAPPLPRPLQNLLLLWTLLNCGLGGSAQGPGEWTPWGSWSRCSSSCGRGLSVRSRHCIWFPGEESCWGDTHEYRLCRLPDCPLGAIPFRDLQCALYNGHPVLGTQKTYQWVPFYGAPNQCDLNCLAEGHAFYHSFGRVLDGTPCSPGAQGLCVAGRCLSAGCDGLLGSDAHEDHCGRCGGANESCLLVQRVFRDSGAFAGYWNVTLIPEGARHIRVTHRSRNHLALLGGDGRYLLNGNWAVSPPGTYEAAGTRVVYTRAAGPEEKLQAAGPTSEDLLLQEPNPGIEFEFWLPRERYGPFQAQAQAQALGWSLRQQQPRQVEAQPPELPAAPATTVPRIPTPTPDACEPCPDTRGRAHRLLHYCGSDFVFRARVLSRLHQAQETRYEVRVQLIYKNRSPLRALEYVWAPGRCPCPRLDLRREYLLAAQRLISPDGTQDRLLLPHAGYARIWSPAEDSRVRLASRRCPV
- the REEP6 gene encoding receptor expression-enhancing protein 6 isoform X1 encodes the protein MDGLRQRFEHLLEQRNLVTEALGALEAKTGVDKRYLAAGAATLLSLYLLFGFGASLLCNVIGFVYPAYASIKAIESPSKDDDTVWLTYWVVYGLFGLAEFFSDLLLSWFPFYYAGKCAFLLFCMIPGPWNGAHMLYHRAIRPLFLKHHEAVDSVVRDFSGRALDVAAGITRDVLQTLARGRALVTPAAALGAEPKASVAQLQKDK
- the REEP6 gene encoding receptor expression-enhancing protein 6 isoform X2, with the protein product MDGLRQRFEHLLEQRNLVTEALGALEAKTGVDKRYLAAGAATLLSLYLLFGFGASLLCNVIGFVYPAYASIKAIESPSKDDDTVWLTYWVVYGLFGLAEFFSDLLLSWFPFYYAGKCAFLLFCMIPGPWNGAHMLYHRAIRPLFLKHHEAVDSVVRDFSGRALDVAAGITRDAKASVAQLQKDK